The following proteins are encoded in a genomic region of Gossypium hirsutum isolate 1008001.06 chromosome D05, Gossypium_hirsutum_v2.1, whole genome shotgun sequence:
- the LOC107907427 gene encoding zinc finger CCCH domain-containing protein 25, giving the protein MTIDDESSVYVGGLPYDATESSIRRVFSLYGAVVAVKIVNDHTTRGKCYGFVTFTNPRSAYDAINDMNGRTIDGRVVRVNEVTTRGGRSNFSRDRPRRSEWDRGRDRERDHDRDREWYWDRYSDRSGEHDRSRDYDSGRERGYEHHEHDKAGEYSLDRDHGRDVDDHMQGESRDHIQDWDRDHELNLDQDREPAITNGYRRSVDEDKEQQPRRRNGSTSNDHGRGRLSSDSSDDYNQMKKELERSIQSREELKTEISLMEGRLEERQHIVLDLQKKSKNLEDALIAAKKVSSRRKMHLTKLHKCFLQVKECREKLKSYEQELQTLVESAMLECEDDGGVKGGSLANGIA; this is encoded by the exons ATGACGATCGACGACGAAAGTTCGGTGTATGTGGGAGGGCTTCCCTACGACGCCACCGAAAGCTCCATCCGCCGAGTCTTCAGCCTCTACGGCGCCGTCGTCGCTGTTAAG ATTGTTAATGATCATACAACTAGAGGGAAATGCTATGGCTTTGTTACTTTTACAAATCCTCGTTCAGCCTATGATGCCATCAACGATATGAATGGCAGG ACTATTGATGGTCGGGTTGTAAGAGTTAATGAAGTGACCACCAGGGGGGGCAGATCAAATTTCAGTAGGGACCGCCCTAGACGGAGTGAGTGGGATAGGGGGCGTGACAGAGAAAGAGATCATGATCGTGATAGAGAATGGTATTGGGATCGGTATAGTGATAGATCCGGAGAGCATGATCGGTCTCGGGACTATGATTCTGGAAGAGAAAGAGGATATGAGCATCATGAACATGATAAAGCTGGGGAATATTCATTGGATAGAGATCATGGCAGAGATGTGGATGATCATATGCAAGGAGAAAGCAGGGACCATATTCAGGATTGGGATAGGGATCACGAGCTGAATTTGGATCAAGATAGGGAGCCTGCTATAACTAATGGTTACCGTAGAAGTGTTGATGAGGACAAGGAGCAACAACCAAGGAGACGGAATGG tTCAACGAGCAATGATCATGGCAGAGGACGGCTTTCATCAGATTCAAGTGATGATTACAATCAG ATGAAAAAAGAACTGGAAAGATCAATTCAGAGCCGAGAAGAACTTAAAACAGAG ATTTCGCTGATGGAAGGGAGGTTAGAAGAGAGACAGCATATTGTTTTGGATTTACAGAAAAAATCTAAG AATCTCGAAGATGCACTAATTGCTGCAAAGAAGGTTTCGTCACGCCGCAAAATGCATTTAACCAAG CTGCATAAGTGTTTCCTGCAAGTAAAGGAGTGTAGGGAAAAACTTAAAAGCTATGAACAAGAACTTCAG ACCCTTGTTGAGTCAGCAATGCTAGAGTGTGAAGATGATGGGGGTGTAAAGGGTGGCAGTCTGGCAAATGGGATTGCATGA
- the LOC107907426 gene encoding myb family transcription factor EFM, translating to MASPTGLTLDCKPHSYSMLLKSFGDQQIDQTQKLEDFLGRLEEERLKIDAFKRELPLCMQLLTNAVETSRQQLHACRANQGSRPVLEEFIPLKNSSSENSDKSQNISDKANWMTSAQLWSQAGNETKPPQSSVASPKEADIGFNVSPKLGLDTKQRNGGAFLPFSKDRQNPCPGSTLQPLPDLALASMNEDMDDKKCSETENGCQRRENSGRTGDGGALVEQGKGTSCNAAEGQTTNGNTNTNTGQPHRKARRCWSPDLHRRFVNALQMLGGSQVATPKQIRELMKVEGLTNDEVKSHLQKYRLHTRRSSPSPQAPGAPTPQLVVLGGIWVSPEYATAAAAAHGGAPTLYGAHHPVAPHAPPPHFCASPVPQEFYSATATPAPTPPPQLHHHTLQQQLHIYKSTSQAHSLPESDVRGAGDRSESIEDGKSESSSWKGESGENGGGADQRKGLAALREDGEESNGSEITLKF from the exons ATGGCATCACCTACTGGATTAACCCTTGACTGCAAACCCCACAGTTATTCTATGCTATTGAAATCATTTGGAGATCAGCAGATTGATCAAACTCAGAAGCTTGAAGATTTCCTTGGTCGTCTGGAGGAAGAACGCCTTAAGATTGATGCATTCAAGCGTGAGCTTCCCCTTTGCATGCAACTTCTCACTAATG CTGTGGAGACTTCGAGGCAGCAACTACATGCATGCCGAGCAAATCAAGGATCAAGGCCTGTTCTTGAAGAATTCATACCCCTAAAAAATTCAAGCTCAGAGAATTCAGACAAATCGCAAAACATATCTGATAAAGCAAACTGGATGACGAGTGCACAGCTATGGAGCCAAGCGGGAAACGAAACGAAACCACCACAATCCTCAGTTGCGTCCCCTAAAGAAGCTGATATTGGTTTCAATGTTAGTCCCAAGTTGGGGTTAGATACCAAGCAGAGAAATGGAGGAGCTTTCCTTCCATTCTCCAAAGACCGACAGAACCCATGCCCTGGTTCGACTTTACAGCCTCTTCCTGATCTAGCTCTTGCCTCTATGAATGAAGATATGGATGATAAGAAATGCTCAGAGACTGAAAATGGTTGTCAACGGAGAGAGAATTCAGGCAGAACCGGCGACGGGGGAGCTTTGGTTGAACAAGGGAAAGGAACTAGCTGCAACGCTGCTGAAGGGCAAACGACAAATGGTAACACGAATACAAACACTGGTCAACCTCATAGGAAAGCTAGGCGGTGTTGGTCACCTGATTTGCATAGGAGATTTGTTAATGCTCTCCAAATGCTTGGCGGTTCTCAAG TTGCTACACCAAAACAGATAAGGGAACTGATGAAGGTTGAAGGTTTGACCAATGATGAAGTGAAAAGCCATTTACAG aaatATAGGTTGCATACAAGGAGATCAAGCCCAAGTCCACAAGCACCAGGAGCCCCAACACCGCAGCTTGTAGTCCTAGGTGGTATCTGGGTTTCACCAGAGTACGCCACTGCTGCAGCAGCTGCCCACGGTGGGGCTCCTACTCTTTATGGCGCTCACCACCCGGTTGCTCCCCATGCACCTCCTCCTCACTTCTGCGCATCACCAGTGCCCCAAGAATTCTACAGTGCGACTGCAACGCCCGCTCCAACTCCTCCACCCCAGCTGCACCACCACACCCTCCAGCAGCAGCTCCACATATACAAGTCCACCTCACAGGCACATAGCTTACCGGAATCCGACGTCAGGGGAGCCGGAGACCGTTCCGAGAGCATTGAAGACGGCAAATCTGAGAGCAGCAGCTGGAAAGGAGAGAGCGGCGAAAACGGCGGCGGAGCTGATCAAAGAAAAGGGCTAGCTGCATTGAGAGAAGACGGAGAAGAAAGCAATGGAAGTGAGATCACTCTCAAGTTCTAA
- the LOC107907425 gene encoding pentatricopeptide repeat-containing protein At5g55740, chloroplastic — translation MASLPFTTPKFSHFKLSKTIKSFNSNEPIHLTQLNGTTRNHHTLYKSYFHTISSLCKDGEIQQAVDLLTEMDSKNLSVGPEIYGEILQGCVYERDLFTGQQIHAQVLKHGAFFARNEYIETKLVIFYAKCGAFDVANNLFSRLRVKNVFSWAAIIGLKCRIGLNEEALMGFSEMQENGFLPDNFVVPNALKACGALLWLGYGKGVHGHVVKVGFDGCVFVASSLIDMYGKCGALEDARKVFDAMIERNVIVWNSMIVGYMQNGMNEQAIGVFHEMRMEGVEPSQVSISSFLSASANLGAIGEGKQGHAIAVLHGFELDSILGSSVLNFYSKVGLIDDANLVFDKMLEKDVVTWNLIISSYLQSGLIDKALDMCHLMRSENLRFDCVTLSSILTAAANSSNIKLGKEGHCYCIRNSLQSDVVVASSIVDMYAKCGRIDYAGHVFSSTNNKDIILWNTLLAAYANVGHSGEALKLFYQMQLESVPPNVASWNSVILGFIRNSQLNEAKEFFSQMQLLGVHPNLITWTTLITGLSHNGFHNEALQVFQEMQESGIKPNTVSISSALSACTNVTSLQHGRAIHGYAIRHDLGSQISVSTALVDMYAKCGCLSRAKRVFDHISSNELPVYNAMISAYALHGQAGEALAVYKNLKEAGIEPDGITFTSVLSACSHTGLVNEGLEIFIEMASKHHLSPSMEHYGCVVSLLSRSGRLDEAFRLILTMPFEPDAHIIGQLIAKCREHNEIELVEHLSKYLLELEPDNSGNYVAISNAYATAGRWDDVSEIRDLMKEKGLKKSPGCSWIQIGEKLHSFIGGDGSHPNTEDIQATLALLGIDMKSSA, via the coding sequence ATGGCTTCGCTTCCTTTCACAACCcccaaattttctcatttcaaattatcaaaaacaatcaAATCCTTCAATTCAAATGAGCCAATTCATCTTACACAACTCAATGGAACCACCAGAAATCATCATACTTTGTATAAATCTTACTTCCACACCATATCTTCACTTTGCAAAGATGGCGAAATTCAACAAGCTGTTGACTTACTCACTGAAATGGACTCTAAAAACCTATCGGTTGGACCTGAAATATACGGCGAAATCCTTCAGGGTTGCGTTTATGAACGAGATCTTTTCACAGGTCAGCAAATTCATGCTCAAGTTCTAAAACACGGTGCTTTCTTTGCACGAAATGAGTATATCGAAACAAAGTTGGTTATTTTTTATGCAAAGtgtggtgcttttgatgttgctAATAATTTGTTTAGTAGATTGAGGGTAAAGAATGTGTTTTCCTGGGCTGCCATTATAGGACTCAAGTGTAGAATTGGGTTAAATGAAGAGGCTTTAATGGGGTTTTCTGAGATGCAAGAAAATGGGTTTTTGCCAGATAATTTCGTGGTCCCTAATGCATTGAAAGCTTGTGGTGCTTTGTTATGGCTTGGGTATGGGAAAGGGGTTCATGGGCATGTGGTGAAAGTGGGTTTTGATGGGTGTGTCTTTGTTGCAAGTAGTTTGATTGATATGTATGGAAAATGTGGGGCTTTGGAAGATGCAAGGAAAGTGTTTGATGCTATGATTGAGAGGAATGTAATTGTTTGGAATTCGATGATCGTTGGGTATATGCAAAATGGGATGAATGAGCAAGCAATTGGGGTGTTCCATGAGATGAGAATGGAAGGTGTGGAACCTAGTCAGGTATCCATATCGAGCTTTTTATCGGCTTCAGCTAATTTAGGTGCAATAGGTGAGGGAAAACAGGGGCATGCCATTGCTGTCTTACATGGATTCGAATTGGATAGCATTTTGGGTAGTTCTGTTTTGAATTTCTATTCCAAGGTTGGTTTGATTGACGATGCCAATCTAGTTTTCGATAAGATGCTTGAAAAGGATGTAGTTACTTGGAATTTGATCATTTCTAGTTACTTGCAATCTGGCTTGATCGATAAGGCACTCGATATGTGTCACCTGATGAGATCGGAAAATTTGAGATTTGACTGCGTGACTCTATCGTCTATATTGACCGCAGCTGCGAATTCGAGCAATATAAAACTTGGAAAAGAGGGTCACTGTTATTGTATTCGGAACAGCCTTCAGTCTGATGTGGTTGTTGCAAGTAGCATTGTAGATATGTATGCCAAATGTGGAAGAATTGATTATGCTGGACATGTATTTAGTTCCACTAATAACAAAGATATCATATTATGGAATACATTGTTGGCTGCTTATGCAAATGTTGGCCATAGTGGTGAGGCCTTGAAGTTGTTTTATCAAATGCAGTTAGAGAGTGTGCCGCCGAATGTAGCGTCGTGGAATTCCGTGATTTTAGGATTTATCAGGAACTCCCAGTTAAATGAAGCTAAAGAGTTCTTCTCGCAGATGCAATTGCTTGGCGTCCACCCTAACCTTATAACTTGGACTACTCTTATCACTGGCCTGTCTCATAATGGTTTTCACAACGAGGCATTACAGGTTTTTCAAGAAATGCAAGAATCGGGGATCAAACCGAATACCGTAAGCATCAGTAGTGCACTTTCAGCTTGCACAAATGTGACATCATTACAACATGGAAGAGCAATCCATGGATACGCTATACGGCATGACCTCGGTTCACAGATTTCTGTTTCAACAGCTTTAGTTGACATGTATGCTAAATGTGGATGTTTAAGTCGAGCAAAGAGGGTGTTTGATCATATCTCAAGCAATGAATTGCCTGTTTATAATGCTATGATTTCTGCTTATGCATTACATGGTCAAGCCGGAGAAGCTCTTGCGGTGTACAAAAATCTCAAGGAAGCTGGCATAGAACCCGATGGTATAACATTTACAAGTGTCTTATCTGCGTGCAGTCACACCGGACTGGTAAATGAAGGTTTAGAGATTTTCATTGAAATGGCCTCTAAACATCATTTGTCGCCAAGCATGGAGCATTATGGGTGTGTAGTTAGTCTTCTTTCTAGATCAGGTCGTTTAGATGAGGCTTTTAGGCTTATTCTCACAATGCCATTTGAACCAGATGCACACATAATCGGACAACTTATTGCTAAATGCAGAGAGCATAACGAGATTGAACTTGTGGAGCATTTATCAAAGTATTTATTAGAATTGGAACCAGATAATTCAGGGAATTATGTGGCGATTTCAAATGCATATGCTACTGCAGGAAGGTGGGATGACGTATCTGAAATAAGGGATTTAATGAAAGAAAAAGGGTTGAAGAAGAGTCCCGGGTGCAGTTGGATTCAAATAGGTGAAAAACTTCATTCTTTCATTGGTGGTGATGGATCACACCCCAATACTGAGGATATACAAGCTACATTGGCTTTGTTGGGAATTGATATGAAATCCAGTGCTTAA